Part of the Cyprinus carpio isolate SPL01 chromosome A23, ASM1834038v1, whole genome shotgun sequence genome, TTTGTAGTGGTAAGGGAAATGCGTCATTATGTGGCAGTTAATGTTAAATGTCTCAGTCATTGATGTTCAGAGAGAGCTTAAGTGTCTACATCCATTTGTTCAACAGTTTATgtggcttgtgtttgtgtgcggTTTAAACAAGTCATCATTCAAAATGTGCATCTCCAAATAGCACCAAGCAGTTTCCCCCCACAGAATGAGCCTTGTTTTTAATGTTGGTGGTTTGTTCTGTGGGGACACTCATTTCCCCatcatcttttgattttttttttgttttttttttggttgttgtttccCAAGGTCTAATTTTGTGAATCTCTCTGTGTCTTTTGTGTCCCAGGTGAGCCAGAACCTCTAGAACAGCAGAAACAGCAGGTCACGGCCAATGAGGGGACCGAACTCTTTACTTACAAAGGAAATGACGTTGAGTCGTTCATCTCCACTAGCTCCCCTTCGGGCTTGTACCAGCTGGAAATCATCTCCACCGAAAAGGACAGCAACTTCAAGATTTACTCTACCACAACTCCCGAGTCCGACCAGCCATACCCGGAGCTGCCTTACGACCCCAGGGTTGATGTTACCGCATTGGGTCGTACTACTGTCACGCTGGCCTGGAAGCCCACTCCTACTGGCTCCATCATGGGCCAGCCGATCCATTACTGTGTGGTTATTAACAAGGAGCACAACTTCAAGAGCTTATGTGCAGCAGAGGCCAAGATGAACTTAGATGATGCCTTCATGATTGCTCCAAAACCCGGTCGGGATTTCAGTCCCTTTGACTTTGCTCATTTTGGTTTTGTCCCATCTGAGAATGATTTCAAGGATCGTTCCCTCACCACCAACAGAGCTCTGAGCAACAAGATGAGTCGCACATATATCCCCAAGCCCAAAGTGGCAGACATACAGAACATCTGCATTGGCAACAAGAATATTTTTACCGTGACGGACCTAAAGCCAGACACGCAATATTACTTTGATGTGTTCACCGTCAACACAGGCACCAACATGAGTACTGCATACGTGGGCACTTTTGCCCGCACCAAGGAAGAGGCCAAGCAGAAGACTGTGGAGCTCAAGGATGGGAAAGTAACCGATGTCTTCATTAAGAGGAAAGGCAGCAAATTCCTTCGCTTTGCCCCCGTCTCCTCTCACCAGCGCGTCACTCTGTTTGTGCATGCCTGTCTGGACGCAGTGCAAGTTCAGGTGCGGCGTGATGGGAAGCTTGTTCTCTCTCAGAATGTGGAGGGTGTCCGTCAGTTCCAGCTCCGAGGAAAGCCCAAAGCCAAGTACCTGATTCGTCTGAGAGGGTCCCGCAAGGGTGCCTCCACCTTGAAAGTACTGGCCAGCACACGTGCCGGAGGCAAGCAACCTTTCCCTGCCCTACCTGAGGATACCCGCATCAAGGCTTTTGATAAGTTGCGTACCTGTTTTTCCGTCACCGTGGCTTGGCTTGGCACACAGGAGCGCAACAAATACTGTGTTTACAGACGT contains:
- the LOC109065385 gene encoding protein NDNF-like yields the protein MTWMCGCYGLVLLILGVMGQKLPTRDEGLFQMQIRDKAQFQDSSVLPDGAEINGYLFRDTPKRYYFVVEEDNTPLLVTLTPCDAPLEWRLTLQELPEDRSGEGSGEPEPLEQQKQQVTANEGTELFTYKGNDVESFISTSSPSGLYQLEIISTEKDSNFKIYSTTTPESDQPYPELPYDPRVDVTALGRTTVTLAWKPTPTGSIMGQPIHYCVVINKEHNFKSLCAAEAKMNLDDAFMIAPKPGRDFSPFDFAHFGFVPSENDFKDRSLTTNRALSNKMSRTYIPKPKVADIQNICIGNKNIFTVTDLKPDTQYYFDVFTVNTGTNMSTAYVGTFARTKEEAKQKTVELKDGKVTDVFIKRKGSKFLRFAPVSSHQRVTLFVHACLDAVQVQVRRDGKLVLSQNVEGVRQFQLRGKPKAKYLIRLRGSRKGASTLKVLASTRAGGKQPFPALPEDTRIKAFDKLRTCFSVTVAWLGTQERNKYCVYRREVSESYGEEHRRREQNQCAGPESRRKSEKVLCKYFNSANLQKAVTTETIMGLEAGKSYLLDVYVVGHSGHSVKYQSKLVKTRKYC